CTGCTATTGTCTTCTTAGAGCGATGGCCCAGAAGGTCTTCGGCAGTTACAACAATCATGTTTTCTCCGTCATCAACAGAAAGCTCTTTTTCAAACTCTATGTCCTCTTTTGCAAGGTCAAACCTATAGGGGTTATTGTTAATTAATATCTTTGCGATAAGTCCTGCGCCTGAAGTCTTTCCCTTTGCCTTAACCGATAAACCTTTCAGGGCAGACCCATGAACAGGAGATTCTATTGTTATCAGAGGCGGGTTTGCCTGCCTGTCTTTTTGATTAAGAAGAATTATTTTCCTTGCCTTGTTTAAGTAATAAACAGCCTTTGCAGATTCTTCCGAGCGTATGGATTCCTCAAGCTCATTGACAGCCTTGTCAAGCTCTCCGGCGCTGAAATAAACAATTCCAAGCTCCCTGTGAGGAAAATAATCTATAAAGTGCATTCCGTATGTACGCGCCATCCTCTGGTCTCTGGTCCTCATGGAGACGGCTTTTTTTAGGTCGCTTATTGAGTTCGTCCAGTCGGCTTTTTCAGAATATTCAATGCCCCTGTTGTAATAATTCCACCACTTGCTCCTGAACGTGCCGCCGTCATTCACAGCAGCGCCGTCAATAGCAGTGAAAAAGAAAAACCATAAAGTTATCAGAATAAATTTCTTCTTCATCAAAAATAATAAATCGCCGAGACCATTACAACATGCTGTTGTATGCTGACATTGTTGTCTCTGACATAAGTAGACGATATATCCCCTGTAACACCCTCTCCTGTTCTGTATTGATAAGCTGCGTCTATCGCAATCTTTTTCACCGCCAGACCGGCGCCAAGAGAAAAACCATAATAATCATCAAGATCGCCTTTTGCCGGCTCAGGGTCGTAAAACAGTCCGGCTCTTAGCGGGATGACATGTTTCTCTTTTATGAAAAGATATTCAGCGCCCAGACGCAACTGTGTTGTATCTTTTAAACGGCCTTCATTTATTGACGCCCCGTCTATCGGGTTGGTTTCCTTTCCGGCTGAGTCCTTGAGCAAAAATCTTGACCACCTGGTCTGGTATATGTCAAAGGCAGTAGTCCAGGCGTCAGAATGTCTGTAAGACAGCCCTATCCCGTAAGACTCAGGCATCCGCATGATGATATCACTGGAGGTTTCATAAGAATATCCATTATGCAGTGGAATGGAAGGAAAGTCCTGGTTAAAAGAAAAGTAAGTCGTTTTTGTGAGTGTTGCATCAAATGGAGTTTTATATACGCCGCCTATTGTAAACGGCCCGTATACAGACCATAAAAAGCCAAAGTTTGCATTAATGCCTTGGAATAATATTTGATTCTTCCAAAGGATTTTTTCATTATCGGTAAAACCGCCAATTACTCCTGTGGCATTTGATTCATAAGTGTTTTCCCATCCATTATCACCGAAAAAATCGTCCCAGAAATTGACGGCGGCGCCGAGATAAAACTCAGGCGTTACCTGCACTGCCATTGCAGGCGAAACAGCATAAAGATAGCCCTCCTGCTTAAATTTAATGCTGTCATAAAGCTTATCTCCTAATACGTCCCATGTATATTTAAAATCAACTTCTTTGTTCATCTCGTACAGCCGCTGGTAATTAAGGGAAACTACCATATTCCTGTTAAACATAACAAAGGGATAGGCTGCGCTGGCATAATTAATTCCGCCGGCATCCATGTTGTTTTCATTGTTGACTTCAGGGTGGGTATTTGAATCATATGCCTGCTTTCTATAAAAAAGCGAATAGACTATAGAGACCTCCGGTTTTTCAAGCTGCACCAGCCCTGCAGGATTCCATGACGCCGCTGTTGCATCATCTGCCACGCCTATGAACGCCCCGCCCATGCCTATGGCCCTTGCGCCTGAACCGACAGGATTCAGCGTTGAAGACATCTCTATCTGGTCCGCATCGGCATAAGATACTGACAAACAAAGAGCTGCCAATAAAACCACCTTTCTCATTATTTCGCCCTTACCTTAAACCCTTCCTTTATTGAATCAGTGCGGCTTAAAACTACAGCCTGCGACTTGTCCTTTTCAGACTCGCTAATCTCAATCTCTCCTATCACCTTATATCTGCCTGAGTCTTTGGGAGATTCGTTAATAACATCCAGCCTGTCGCCCTTTTTAATGCCGTGCATCTGTCCGAGGTTTATCTGGCATTTATCGCCTGTTATTGAAACAAGCCTGCCTCTTACCGGGAAATCCTCTTTGACCCAGTCAACTATCTGCCTGCCGATATTGCTAATATTGTCTTTATTTATCTCCCTGTCAGGCGATTCCGCTGATATTACCTTTTTGATTGCCGTTGTCTCGGTATCTATAAATCTGAGCATAATTGTCTGTCCTTTTTTATCAGGGATAATGTTTCCTGTCACAATAATCCTTGCCGAGAGCGCCTTTCCTATCTTTAATGCCGTCAATGGATCAGCAAGGGCTGATGAACTCAACTTTAATTCCTCAAGAAGTTTTACAAGGATCTCCCTTTCAACCATATTTATCCTCTCACTTGTCTGGAGGAACTGGGAAAGCAGGCTTATTAATTTTTCCCTGCTGTGGTCCCCTGAGTCTTCCGGAGATTTGATATCCATAACCACCATTGTAACCGGCTTTGTGCTCCATTCATCCTGCACAGCCTTTGCCTGTTCAAAATTACCTTCCCTGTAATTCTTCGCAAGAGAAGCCACCAATTCGTCAATTCTTTTGCGGGCTTCATCTCTATCAACTGCGGATATGCTTTTCTCCCCTGTAACAGGCGCATTAACCATACCGGTCCGGTTCCATTTCATCATGAATAAAACCAGGCCGGCAAAAAGCAGTAAACCGAGGCCGGCAAAAAACCGCTTCCCGTATGCCTTCTTTTCCTGAGGGAATTGTATTATCTCTTCTTTATTTCTAACGTCTGAAGCAACAAATGCCTCCTTGTCGGATTTTACCTCAGATTCCTGTCTCAGGACCTTTGAGTCCGGGACAATATATTTTGTTGTCGGGTCGCCATAGAGCATATAACTTGCCCAGACAATCGTATCCTCGCCGTATTTCCTAATCAATGCATATCTTGATAATCTCAAAGCCTCTCCTATTGTCACCCCTTTGACAAGATTCTCATAAAAACATTTTGCAAAGTGCAAACCCGCTTCGTCAGGAATCTCCCAGAAAGTGCCTATATAGTGCTGCACCCCTGACAGTAAAAACGCATTTGCAAGTCCGAATATCCTGTTAACATAATCTTCTCTCAGTTTCCATTCCTCTGTCTGTCCGGTCTGACACGCATTGGAAAAAACCAGCGACGGCATGGGCATAACACCCGTCATATTAAGTATCTGTTCGGCGCTCAATTTCCCATCCTTTAACAGCCATCCGCTTTCTTCGGGTCTTGCGGCACTATGTTCTGCATGGCCTGCATAGTGGACAATATCAAAGTTACGGATTTTAGCCTTTACATAATCGGTTTTTATGTCGGTTGTCTTTAAAAATACATCCAGCCATTCTTCAAGCTTTCCAACTTCATCCTTAATTCCCACCCCCTCTTCATATGAAGCCTTTAAATTGCCCCTCGGGTCGGCCAGTATCTGCATCTTCAATGGTCTGCTTATTGCCCTTCTGACAACCGATACCGTCTGCCTTGTGCTTACGGATCTGCCGAGGCTGAACCGCTGACAGAAGAAATCCATCCCGTCATAGAGTAATTCCCATGGGATATGAACCAATTTATCATCAATGCTTACCATCAGGTTTTTTTCATTTGTCTTTACTAGTTTGTCCTTTATCTCAGCAGGGATTAATTCATCAAAGAGAAGCCTGCCGTATTCTTTTAATTTCACAAGCAGTTCGTTGCCGATCTTACCGCGCCTGTTTGCACTGTTGAGAAGCTCTATGATGCCCTTTGTATAATCCTTTATCCTGATTTCATTAAACCTGACTTCCGTATAACTCTTAACCGGCATCTCCTCGCCGTCTGTTCTCTCAAAACCGCTAACCTTTAATTGATTCCCGTAGACTGACGCCTCAATTACAAAAACACCTTCTTTTTTCTGTAAAGTCTCGTCAGCCTTTCTTGTTTTTCCCAAATAAAGGGCCTCTTCATGCCACAGCAGCCTAAATACCTTAATGTCATCTTTCTTGCCCTTAACTTTTACTGAATCTACATATCTGAATATCAGTTCATCATTATTCTTCACCTCTTTATACATCTCACCTGTTAACAATATCTCATCCGCATCTGCAATAGACTCTATCCTGCTTGCGACATTAACCACATCGCCGTGCACATCTTTTTCTTCAACAATGCCGGTGCCATAGTTCATGCCGATTCTGACGCGTATCTGTTTGTCTTCGGATTTGCCGCTGTTATGGGCTCTTAATTTTTTTTGTATATCCATGGCAGATTTTATGGAATTCAACGGGTCGTCAAATACCGACATAGTGCCGTCGCCTATTGTCTTTATAAAAAGAGATTTATTTTCTTTTATTGCCGGTAAGACTATTTCGTTATGCCTGTGCACCATAACCCTGCCGTCTATGTCGCCTCTGGATTCATAAAACATAGTGGAGCCTTTAATATCAGTAAACATAACCGCTACTTTCTTGCTGAACTGTGATTGTAGAAGACTATCAAGCTTCGCTCTCTCATCTAATATCTTTTGTATATCAGGCGTTTTTTCTTCCATATCAAAAACTCCTTTTCTATAATTTTTATGAGGGGGAAAGAATTTTTATAACCACCCCCACCCTAACCCTCCCCCGTCAAGGGGAAGGGAAGTATAAGGTAACCCTGTAGCAAACTACAGGGAATATCAAGTTTAAAATTTATATTGTGAAATGATAATTTTGCAATGATAAATTTAAATTCTCCTCTCAGTGCCCTCTGTGGTGAATTGCTCTGTGGTGAATTGTTTTTTTATGTTTTATATTATTTTTATCGTCAGCTCTCCATGAATCTTTCTGTTCTTATAGATTTTTATGGTATAGCGGCCGGGCTTTATATCTTCAAATATCATCCCGCCGTTTTTAAGAAGGCCTGAGACCAGTTCTTTTCCCTCGGAAATAAGTTCAACCCTGAGATTATTTATTAAAACCTTTGACCCGCCGTCAATAGCCGCAATCTTAATGTCGCAACAGTTTCCGGCAGTCTTTTCAATATTAAACTCAACATTGATGCCGTCAAAAGATTTAGTGAGGACTACCATTTTAGGATATGAAATGCCGGCATTCCGCAAATCAGGCGCAGGAAGCGGTGTAAATACATTAATATCAGATGGGGCATAGAGCACATCTATAATATCCCTGCCTAAATCTACAATAATATCAAAAATGCCGCGCCTTTCAGGATACATTTCAATGGCTTTCTCTATTAGATGCTGCGGGACGTCCCCAATCGGCAGGCTGTCTTTCCGGGTGATAACACGATTTATAGCGACAAGCATATCCATGCACTGCCTGTCTTCACTTAACCGTCTTTCAAATGATTCTTTTTTTTCAGATGAAAGCCTTCCTTCCATATAAGCGGCAATTTCCAAGTCGCTTAAACTTTTATTGTCCGGATGCATATCTTCCTCCTCATTGCTTAATCTGTAACTCTTCCCTGTTTATAATTATAGACGCTGGAAGTTCCACTTTCTTACATCTCTTTCATATTTTTTTTAATCTTTTCTATAATCCTGTGTTTCCTTGAATAAATATCCGCCGCAGACAACCCTAAAATCTTTGCCGCCTCTTCCGGAGAGACCTCCCTGTTATAAAGCAGGTCATAAATCATCCTGTCCTGCAAAGGCAAGAGTTCTACGGATTTCCTGAGATTCTCACTTGTCTGTTTTTCCTCCAATAATTTTTCAGAGCAATACCTTCTGTCAGGGATAAATTCAAATACATCCACGTTTTTTTCTGTGGATTCCGCTAAAAAACGCCCTTTATCCCTCCTCATGTAGTCAATTGTCATTCTGACTGTTATTACAGTCAGCCAGGTCCTGAGGGTGCAGGCATTTTCGCCCCTGAATTGTCTTAATTTTTTAAAATCGTTCTCTATTAAAGAAAGAAATACAGAGCCGTAAATATCCTCTGTATCTTCCTTAGAATGACGGAAAGAATATTGGTTGAATGTTTTGTGGATTGAATTCCAGATTAATTTAGAATAACTTTTAACAAAAACTTCCCACGCCGCTACATTTTCGCCGGACAGACATTTTTTTATTAATTCACTGTCCTGTAAATTATCCGTTATATTATTCACTTTACGGGCCATCAGTTCACCATGCAAATACCCCTCAATTTTTGTTCTTATAAAGTCGCCGATGTTGTGCAACGGTCTTTCTTAAACAAGCGGCGGGTTTATAATTGCTGTGTTTTCCCTCTCGGATTTCACAACAACCTTCCTTCCATCAACGCTCAGCCTGCCTTCGGCAAAAAGTTTTATGGCAAACGGAAAGATTTTGTGTTCTTGTTTGAGTATTCTGTCTGAGAGGCTTTCTTCGGTATCATTATCATAAACCGGGACTGCCGCCTGAATTATCACGGGTCCTGTGTCAACGCCTTCGTCTACAAAGTGCACAGTGCATCCTGAAATCTTAACGCCGTGGTCAACCGCCTGCTTCTGCCCGTGAAGTCCGGGAAAAGACGGCAGGAGCGCAGGATGGATATTTATTATTTTGTTTGGAAATTCCTTGATAAGCGCACTGCCCGCAACCCTCATAAATCCTGCCAGGACAACAAGCCCGGCATTTCTTGATTTAAGCTCCTTTGCAATGCGGAAATAATAAGAATCCTTCTCAGAAAAATCCTTGGGTTTTAACACAAGGGTTTCAATGCCGTGATTTTTTGCCCTCTCAAGCGCATAGGCGTCGGCGTTGTCGCTTATCAGGACAACTATCTTAGCCTTGATATAGCCGTTGTCAATGTTGTTAATAATCGCCTGAAAATTTGAGCCCCTGCCCGAGGCTAACACGCCGATATTAAGCATACCTCACCCCTTCTTTACCTTTTTCAATATGGCCGATTACATAAACTTTTTCTCCGAGGCGCTTGAGTTTTTTCAGAACAGGTTCCGAATCCTTTTCTCTTACAACTACAATAAACCCGATTCCCATATTAAACGTCCTGTACATCTCAGCATCTGAAATCTTTCCTTCTTTTTTAATGATGTCAAAAATACCGGGGATTTGCCAACTGCCTTTTTTAACGACTGCCCTGAGATTTTTGGGGATAATTCGCGGAAGGTTCTCTGTAATGCCGCCACCTGTGATATGAGCCATGCCTTTAATATCAACAGTATTTAATAACTTAAGAATATTTTTAACATAAATCCTTGTCGGCTTTAAAAGCTCCTCTCCGGCTGAACAGCCAAGTTCTTTAATAAATGTTGACGCCTTGTATTTTTTTATATCAAAGAAAAGTTTTCTCACAAGCGAATAGCCGTTGCTGTGAAGCCCGCTTGAGGCAAGCCCGATGATAATGTCTCCGGATTTAATCTTTGAGCCGTCAATGATTTTATTTTTCTCAACAACGCCGACTGAAAAACCTGCAAGGTCGTATTCATTTTTTTTGTAAAATCCCGGCATCTCGGCAGTCTCTCCGCCGATAAGCGCACAGCCTGCAAGCCTGCATCCCTGAGCAATTCCTTTAATTACATTCGCGGCATTTTTTACGGAAAGTTTTCCGGTGGCAAAATAATCAAGGAAAAACAATGGTTTAGCTCCGCTTGTCAGCACGTCATTAACGCACATGGCAACAAGGTCAATGCCGACTGTATCATGCCTGTCAAGCATGAATGCAATCTTTAATTTTGTGCCGACGCCGTCTGTACCGCTTACGAGCACGGGATTTTTATAATTGCCTAATTTAAAAAACGCCCCGAAGGAGCCGATGTCCTGAAGCACTCCGTTTCTGAATGTAGCATGCGCCATAGGCTTTATCATATCCACAAGCTTATCGCCTTTATTGATGTCAACGCCCGCTGTCTTGTAAGTAAGCGCCATAAGCCTCCTTTTGTTTATTTTATAACACACCCCGGCAAAGGCATATGTGTCAGAAAAACTTTAAGGGCAACACCTTTAATGTCATACTGCCTTTTACAATTAGTTCAGAAACAAATACTCAAAACTTTTTGCAGCATGACAGCCAATAATTATTGTTGCTTTCTTAAAGTTTTGAGGGCATATATGCCTTTGCAAAATGATTCCGGACAAGCCGGAATGACAAATAAAGCTTTCTAAAGATTTTGAAGGTATTTATGCCTGCCATCATTCTTCAACCTTCATCCTTTTCAATCCCTCTTCAGCCGCCATCTGCGCCGCCTCTTTTTTCGTCCTGCCCTTCCCTGAACCGTATTTCTCTTTCCCTACAAAGACCTCCACTTCAAATATCTTTATGTGCTCAGGACCTGATTCCTTATGCACAGTATATTTGGGCAGTATTCCAAACTTCTCCTGAACAATTTCCTGAAACCGCGTCTTAAAATCAAAAAGCAGGTCCTCTGAGATAAGTTTATTTGTTTTATCTTTCAGAAGTCCAATTGCAAAAGCCCCTGCCGCCTTCAGCCCTCCGTCAAGATAAACAGCGCCCAAAACAGCTTCAAAGGCATTGGCAAGCAATGAAGGTTTCTGCCTGCCGCCGGTCCCTTCCTCCCCCCTGCCGAGAAGCAGGCAGGAGCCGATGTCAAGCTGCAAGGCAATTTCTGCAAGTGTATTTTCCTGAACGGCATAAGCCTTTATTTTTGAAAGCTCAGCCTCACTGTATTCACGGTAGGAATTAAAAAGATAATCGCTGACAATCAATCCGAGCACTGAGTCGCCGAGAAATTCCAGCCGTTCATTAAAGGAAGGCGTGAAAGAGGGATTTTCATTGGCAAAAGACTTGTGAACAAGCGCCTCCTGTATCAGGGCTTTGTCTTTAAAGGTGTATCCTATTGAGAATTCAATTGCCTGTATATTTTCTGAGAACGATACATGCATTTGTTCCGCCAAAACCAAATGAGTTGGACATTGCAACATCCACATTCATCTGCCTTGCCTTGTTAGGCACATAGTCAAGATCGCATTCGGGGTCGGGATTTTCAAGATTAATTGTCGGCGGCACAATGCTGTTGACAATGCTTAAAACGCTTATAACCGCCTCAACGCCGCCGGCCGCGCCGAGGAGATGACCTGTCATTGACTTCGTAGAGCTTACAGCAACTTTATATGCATGCCCGCCAAACACTTTTTTAATAGCGGCGCTTTCCAGCTCATCGCCGTACTTTGTTGACGTCCCGTGGGCATTGATGTAATTTATATTTTCAGGATTTACGGCTGCATCTTTCAGTGCGGCTGCCATGCATCTCGCTGCGCCTTCACCCTCAGGCGGAGGGGACGTTATGTGATAAGCGTCTCCGGTCATGCCATAGCCGATAATTTCCGCATAAATTCCAGCGCCTCTTTTCCGGGCTGATTCCAATTCTTCCAGAACTAAAATTCCTGCTCCTTCACCCATGACAAAGCCGTCCCGGTCCCTGTCAAACGGCCTGCTTGCGCGCTCGGGCTCATGATTCCTTGTGGAAAGCGCCTTCATTGCTGTAAAGCCGGCAATACCGAGGGGTGTGATAACCGCCTCCGCCCCCCCTGCAATCATTGCATCAGTCGTGCCTTGCTGTATCAATTTAAAGGCATCCCCTATTGAGTGGGTACCGCTTGCACAGGCTGTTGCAACAGATGAGTTCGGACCCTTAGCGCCGAACAATATGGATATATGCCCGGCGATAAGGTTTATTATCACCATTGGAATAAAGAACGGAGTAATTTTTTTGTATCCCCTTTCCTGAATGACCCTGCTGTAATGCTCAATGGCACGCAGACCGCCGATACCCGCGCCGACTATTACTCCAACCCTGCCGGCATTTTCCTCGGTAATCTGAAGTCCCGAATCTTTTACAGCCATTGAAGCCGCTGCAACGCCAAAATGGATAAACCTGTCCATTTTCTTCTGCTCTTTTAAATCTATGAACCGGTCTATTTCAAAATCAGCGACCTCTCCGGCAATCCGGCATGGATAGTCTGCGGCATCAAACTGCGTAATCGCCCTTATGCCTGAACGGCCTTCAAGCAGTCCATTCCATGACTTTTCAGTACCGGTGCCAAGGGGAGTTATCATTCCAACCCCCGTTACCACAACTCTGCGCGCCATATACCCCTCTTAATTATTCCCTTTCTCTTATTCAGTCGAAGTCGGGTTATTTGCTCCCGGATTTTTGCTGTATATAAGTTATAGCGTCTTGAACCTTGGAGATTTTTTCTGCATCTTCGTCAGGGATTTCAATATTAAATGCCTCTTCAAACGCCATAACAAGCTCCACGGTATCAAGGGAGTCTGCGCCGAGGTCATCCATAAAAGCCGCACCGGGCGTAACTTTTTCTATATCAACACCAAGCTGCTTACAGATTATTTCCTTTACCTTTTCTTCAACTGCCATTTAGCACCTCCGTTTTAAAATTGATCTTCCCTGTGGCAAAACCACAGGGAATCTAATGTAAAGAATTTCTTTATCATATTCGCTCACTTGACCCCGTGGCAAGACTACGGGGAATACGCTCGCTATCCATTTTAATTTTTAAAAATTAAAATGCAAAATTGAGGAAATTTTATTATAAATTTTCCCCGCAATTTTTAATTTTAAACTTTGAATTTTGAATTTTCTTACATATACATTCCTCCGTTTACATGGATTACCTGTCCTGTAACATAATCAGCATCTTTTGAAGCAAGGAATATGACTGCATTAGCCACATCCTCAGGCAGGCCGAAATGACCGAGAGGAATAAGCCGTTTCATTTCCTCTTTGACCTTTTCAGGAAGCCCGTCAGTCATTGCCGTCTGGATAAATCCCGGCGCAATGGCATTGGCCCTTATACCGCGGCTTGCGTACTCCTTTGCTATGGTTTTTGTCAGTCCAACAATACCTGCCTTTGATGCGCTGTAATTTGCCTGACCGGCATTTCCAATGAATGCAACTACCGATGATACGCTGATAATCTTTCCATACTGCTGCTTAGCCATGACTTTTACCGCCTCTTTACTGCAGAGGAACGTGCCCTTTAAATTAATGTCCAGCACCATATCCCAGTCCTCTTCCTTCATTCTCAAAATAAGTGCATCTTTTGTAATGCCGGCATTATTTACAAGTATATCAAGTCTCCCGAACTCCTGAATAAAACGGTCAAACGCCCCTGCAATACCTTCGGATTTTGAAACATCAAGCTTAATTGCAAGGCTTTTCACACCAAGCGCCCTGACCTCTTCTGCGGCAGCCTCCGCCTTCTCAATATTCATATCCGCTATGCCGACGTGGGCGCCTTCTTTTGCCATGCCGATTGCAATTGCATGCCCGATGCCCTGTGCGGCGCCGGTTATTAAGGCTGTATTATTTTTAAGTTTCATATCGTCACCGTTATGGTTTTTGGATGTTTATTATATAATTTCATCTTCAATAAGGCAACATTTTTTGCAAGCCTTAGTTTACTTTTCTTTCCAAAAGAAATACAATAGTGGACTAAATGCTCAGTTTTAATACTGTTTGCAGGGCCCATAGCTCAGTTGGTAGAGCTACCGGCTCATAACCGGTTGGTCCCAGGTTCGAGTCCTGGTGGGCCCATTCTGAGATAGGATGTCATTCCCGCGAAGCTTGTCGCCGAAGGTAGTAATCGGGGAACGGGAATCCAGAAAAGATAAACTAATTTAATCGGAGATTTAAATTGAATGAACAGTTAAAACTCTTAATAAAACTTCAGGAGATTGATTCATCCATTCTTTCCATTGCCGGTAAAATAGAGGCGCTTCCTGAAAAACTGAAAAAGGTCAAGATGTCACTTAAAGATGCAACGACATCTCTTGGAAACATTAAGGCAGAGATGGAGCAATTAACCGGCAAGAAGAAAACCAAAGAGCATGAAATAGAGGATATAGAGGTAAAAATAAAGAAACTCAAGGAACGCACCAAAGAGATCAAAACAAACAAGGAATACGAAGCGCATCTTAAGGAAATAGAGGCAGTGGAAAAAAATAAAT
The DNA window shown above is from Nitrospirota bacterium and carries:
- a CDS encoding sigma-70 family RNA polymerase sigma factor, giving the protein MNNITDNLQDSELIKKCLSGENVAAWEVFVKSYSKLIWNSIHKTFNQYSFRHSKEDTEDIYGSVFLSLIENDFKKLRQFRGENACTLRTWLTVITVRMTIDYMRRDKGRFLAESTEKNVDVFEFIPDRRYCSEKLLEEKQTSENLRKSVELLPLQDRMIYDLLYNREVSPEEAAKILGLSAADIYSRKHRIIEKIKKNMKEM
- the fabF gene encoding beta-ketoacyl-ACP synthase II, with the protein product MARRVVVTGVGMITPLGTGTEKSWNGLLEGRSGIRAITQFDAADYPCRIAGEVADFEIDRFIDLKEQKKMDRFIHFGVAAASMAVKDSGLQITEENAGRVGVIVGAGIGGLRAIEHYSRVIQERGYKKITPFFIPMVIINLIAGHISILFGAKGPNSSVATACASGTHSIGDAFKLIQQGTTDAMIAGGAEAVITPLGIAGFTAMKALSTRNHEPERASRPFDRDRDGFVMGEGAGILVLEELESARKRGAGIYAEIIGYGMTGDAYHITSPPPEGEGAARCMAAALKDAAVNPENINYINAHGTSTKYGDELESAAIKKVFGGHAYKVAVSSTKSMTGHLLGAAGGVEAVISVLSIVNSIVPPTINLENPDPECDLDYVPNKARQMNVDVAMSNSFGFGGTNACIVLRKYTGN
- a CDS encoding outer membrane protein transport protein, encoding MRKVVLLAALCLSVSYADADQIEMSSTLNPVGSGARAIGMGGAFIGVADDATAASWNPAGLVQLEKPEVSIVYSLFYRKQAYDSNTHPEVNNENNMDAGGINYASAAYPFVMFNRNMVVSLNYQRLYEMNKEVDFKYTWDVLGDKLYDSIKFKQEGYLYAVSPAMAVQVTPEFYLGAAVNFWDDFFGDNGWENTYESNATGVIGGFTDNEKILWKNQILFQGINANFGFLWSVYGPFTIGGVYKTPFDATLTKTTYFSFNQDFPSIPLHNGYSYETSSDIIMRMPESYGIGLSYRHSDAWTTAFDIYQTRWSRFLLKDSAGKETNPIDGASINEGRLKDTTQLRLGAEYLFIKEKHVIPLRAGLFYDPEPAKGDLDDYYGFSLGAGLAVKKIAIDAAYQYRTGEGVTGDISSTYVRDNNVSIQQHVVMVSAIYYF
- a CDS encoding CHAT domain-containing protein: MEEKTPDIQKILDERAKLDSLLQSQFSKKVAVMFTDIKGSTMFYESRGDIDGRVMVHRHNEIVLPAIKENKSLFIKTIGDGTMSVFDDPLNSIKSAMDIQKKLRAHNSGKSEDKQIRVRIGMNYGTGIVEEKDVHGDVVNVASRIESIADADEILLTGEMYKEVKNNDELIFRYVDSVKVKGKKDDIKVFRLLWHEEALYLGKTRKADETLQKKEGVFVIEASVYGNQLKVSGFERTDGEEMPVKSYTEVRFNEIRIKDYTKGIIELLNSANRRGKIGNELLVKLKEYGRLLFDELIPAEIKDKLVKTNEKNLMVSIDDKLVHIPWELLYDGMDFFCQRFSLGRSVSTRQTVSVVRRAISRPLKMQILADPRGNLKASYEEGVGIKDEVGKLEEWLDVFLKTTDIKTDYVKAKIRNFDIVHYAGHAEHSAARPEESGWLLKDGKLSAEQILNMTGVMPMPSLVFSNACQTGQTEEWKLREDYVNRIFGLANAFLLSGVQHYIGTFWEIPDEAGLHFAKCFYENLVKGVTIGEALRLSRYALIRKYGEDTIVWASYMLYGDPTTKYIVPDSKVLRQESEVKSDKEAFVASDVRNKEEIIQFPQEKKAYGKRFFAGLGLLLFAGLVLFMMKWNRTGMVNAPVTGEKSISAVDRDEARKRIDELVASLAKNYREGNFEQAKAVQDEWSTKPVTMVVMDIKSPEDSGDHSREKLISLLSQFLQTSERINMVEREILVKLLEELKLSSSALADPLTALKIGKALSARIIVTGNIIPDKKGQTIMLRFIDTETTAIKKVISAESPDREINKDNISNIGRQIVDWVKEDFPVRGRLVSITGDKCQINLGQMHGIKKGDRLDVINESPKDSGRYKVIGEIEISESEKDKSQAVVLSRTDSIKEGFKVRAK
- the fabG gene encoding 3-oxoacyl-[acyl-carrier-protein] reductase, which codes for MKLKNNTALITGAAQGIGHAIAIGMAKEGAHVGIADMNIEKAEAAAEEVRALGVKSLAIKLDVSKSEGIAGAFDRFIQEFGRLDILVNNAGITKDALILRMKEEDWDMVLDINLKGTFLCSKEAVKVMAKQQYGKIISVSSVVAFIGNAGQANYSASKAGIVGLTKTIAKEYASRGIRANAIAPGFIQTAMTDGLPEKVKEEMKRLIPLGHFGLPEDVANAVIFLASKDADYVTGQVIHVNGGMYM
- the acpP gene encoding acyl carrier protein, whose protein sequence is MAVEEKVKEIICKQLGVDIEKVTPGAAFMDDLGADSLDTVELVMAFEEAFNIEIPDEDAEKISKVQDAITYIQQKSGSK
- a CDS encoding phosphoribosylformylglycinamidine cyclo-ligase, whose amino-acid sequence is MALTYKTAGVDINKGDKLVDMIKPMAHATFRNGVLQDIGSFGAFFKLGNYKNPVLVSGTDGVGTKLKIAFMLDRHDTVGIDLVAMCVNDVLTSGAKPLFFLDYFATGKLSVKNAANVIKGIAQGCRLAGCALIGGETAEMPGFYKKNEYDLAGFSVGVVEKNKIIDGSKIKSGDIIIGLASSGLHSNGYSLVRKLFFDIKKYKASTFIKELGCSAGEELLKPTRIYVKNILKLLNTVDIKGMAHITGGGITENLPRIIPKNLRAVVKKGSWQIPGIFDIIKKEGKISDAEMYRTFNMGIGFIVVVREKDSEPVLKKLKRLGEKVYVIGHIEKGKEGVRYA
- a CDS encoding phosphoribosylglycinamide formyltransferase, which gives rise to MLNIGVLASGRGSNFQAIINNIDNGYIKAKIVVLISDNADAYALERAKNHGIETLVLKPKDFSEKDSYYFRIAKELKSRNAGLVVLAGFMRVAGSALIKEFPNKIINIHPALLPSFPGLHGQKQAVDHGVKISGCTVHFVDEGVDTGPVIIQAAVPVYDNDTEESLSDRILKQEHKIFPFAIKLFAEGRLSVDGRKVVVKSERENTAIINPPLV
- the rnc gene encoding ribonuclease III — encoded protein: MHVSFSENIQAIEFSIGYTFKDKALIQEALVHKSFANENPSFTPSFNERLEFLGDSVLGLIVSDYLFNSYREYSEAELSKIKAYAVQENTLAEIALQLDIGSCLLLGRGEEGTGGRQKPSLLANAFEAVLGAVYLDGGLKAAGAFAIGLLKDKTNKLISEDLLFDFKTRFQEIVQEKFGILPKYTVHKESGPEHIKIFEVEVFVGKEKYGSGKGRTKKEAAQMAAEEGLKRMKVEE